The DNA region GGCGATCAAGAGCTACATGCTGGGGGAGACGCCGCCGGCCTTTGATCTGCTGTTCTGGAACGGTGACAGCACCAACCTGCCGGGGCGCATGACCAAGGAATATCTGCGTTGGCTGTGCAGCAAAAACCTTCTGGTGACCGATGGCATTGAGCTGTTTGGTGAGAACCTGCATATCCGCGACGTTGATGTACCGTTCTGTGCCATCACCTGCGAGACCGATCACATTGCGCCGTGGAAGGATTGCTATCGCGGGATGCGCCAGGCGGGATCGAAGCAGAAAACGTTCATCCTGTCACAGTCGGGCCATATCGCGGGGATCGTCAATCCGCCATCAAAGAAGAAATACGGCCATTATACAAATGACGACACCAGCCTTGATCACGAGGCATGGCGCGCGGGTGCGGAATTTCACCAGGGGTCGTGGTGGCCGCGTTGGGAGAGTTGGCTGCGCAAGCGTTCAGGCAAGAAAATCCCGGCACGTGAGCCGGGTGATTCGGGCTATAAACCGCTTGCCCCGGCACCGGGAACCTATGTTTCGGCCAAGCCAGTCGTTTAATATCAATGAGTTATAAGGTTTATGCTGCAATGCAGCATAAACACTTGATTTGCTGCGATGCAGAAAGTATATTGTTTGCAGACGCAGAAACGCGGGTCTCATCCCGCACCGCAAATCAAGGATTAGACCAATGGCCAAAGCACAAGATTTCACCGCCGTCATGAAAGACATGATGGGCGCATTCCCCGTTGATACCGCCGCTTTTGAAAAATCGTTCCAGAGCCAAGCTTCGCTGAACGAGAAGCTGACCGGTGTGGCGCTGTCCGCTGCCGAGAAATCCGCCGAGATTTCCAGCAAATGGACCAAAGACACGCTGTCCAAACTGTCGGACATGAGCAAAGCCAAAGCCGAGCCTGCCGATTACGCCAAAGCAATGACCGATTTCGCATCGGCCACTGCTGAAGTTGCTGCCGAAAATATGGCAGCTTTCGCCGAAATCGCCAAGAAAGTTCAAACAGACACCGTTGAACTGATGATGGCTGCTGGCAAAGAAGCAGGCGAAGAAGCCACTGCCGCAGTGAAAAAAGCCACTGACGACGTGACCACGGCTGCCAAAAAAGCCACCACGGCCAAGTAAGACCGAGAGGTCGTGCGCACATCCCTCCTCCCTCTCCTCCCGTACGGGATGTGACACATGCGAAGGGCGAGCCATTATCGGCTCGCCCTTTTCTTTTATTCTGCAAGCGCGTAGGGTTTTTCTGCGGTGCTGCATCTCTGGGGAGGAAACTTCGTGGCCGATAGTGAAAAACCACTTCTGATCAAGCGTTACGCAAGTCGGAGACTCTATAATACCGAGACAAGCGATTATGTGACTCTCGATGACATTGCCGGATTTATCCGTGGTGGGCGCGAAGTTCAGATTATTGATCTGAAGAGCGGGGATGACCTGACGCGGCAGTACCTGCTGCAAATTATCGCCGAACATGAGAGCCGGGGCGAGAATGTATTGCCAGTGTCCGTGCTCAACGATCTGGTGCGCAGTTATGCCAGCCAGGCGACGAGCGTGGTGCCTCAGTTTCTTCAGGCCAGTTTCGAAATGTTGCGCGATGGGCAATCCAAGCTGATGGACAATATGGGCGTCATGAGCCCGATGGCAAAGATGCCGGGGTTTGAGGCGATGCAGGCGCAGCAAGCTGCCTTCATGAAGGCCATGACGGGGGGCTGGGTGCCGGGAACTGTTCCGGGGGCCGATGATGAGCCGAGCGAGGCCAAGAAACCGGAGCAGGACGGTGGCGAGGAGCTTGACGAGATCAAGGAGCAACTCGCAGCGCTTCAATCGAAGCTTTCCAAACTCGGCAAATAGGCCGTGCCATGACGAAGCCATGACGACCGGCCCCGGCAAGATCACCTTGTGGGGGATCGAAGTGTTCATCGCCACGGCGGAGGAACGTTCGATTTCGGCAGCGGCGCGGCGCTTGGACGCCTCGCCTTCGGCCGTGTCGCAACAGTTGAC from Rhodobacteraceae bacterium LMO-JJ12 includes:
- the phaR gene encoding polyhydroxyalkanoate synthesis repressor PhaR, with the translated sequence MADSEKPLLIKRYASRRLYNTETSDYVTLDDIAGFIRGGREVQIIDLKSGDDLTRQYLLQIIAEHESRGENVLPVSVLNDLVRSYASQATSVVPQFLQASFEMLRDGQSKLMDNMGVMSPMAKMPGFEAMQAQQAAFMKAMTGGWVPGTVPGADDEPSEAKKPEQDGGEELDEIKEQLAALQSKLSKLGK
- a CDS encoding phasin, PhaP; this translates as MAKAQDFTAVMKDMMGAFPVDTAAFEKSFQSQASLNEKLTGVALSAAEKSAEISSKWTKDTLSKLSDMSKAKAEPADYAKAMTDFASATAEVAAENMAAFAEIAKKVQTDTVELMMAAGKEAGEEATAAVKKATDDVTTAAKKATTAK